The genomic DNA cttgtaattggtcatcgggctcctgtgggagtctcatccccgggaaattcaatctaaaaataaatcggtctgtgaaaacgccgttgcacgaacacagtagagttgtaggctccgggtcatgggttcctgcatcacttcacttcacttcatcCAGCCATCAACATCACGTTCGGTTATCCGCTCATCAGCAAAACGCAAATAAGCTTTTATACTGCCTACTGAAAGAGCGATACCTGTCGTACACGTATAACAAAGCGAGAGCTCAGTAACACAAGCGATCGAGTGAAGTCTTCACCCACAACAAATTCCAACTTAGAGGTGAGTTAACCGCTGATGTTCACGCTGTTGCAAGTGAAGTTCAATATCAGCTGCCAGTCGTGAAACAgtagagagagagagggagaaaAATTTTGGTCAGTATATTCGAGGCCCATGGCAATAAGTTCATTccaaattgcaagttcaggtttattaatctttttcgtcgttatgtcggcttatctaacttctaaaaactagtgtaactccccaggaactgaattaggaggtgcggtattgaatctacgacagaaaactcaaattcgctgccttttgttcacgttctttgtaaaacttgaaaattggtcaatgcacgtcgtagatttgccgaaaacgtgagagaaatgtacaaaaatgaaaatgcacgtgcacagcgtgcaaagctattgtttttgctcattaaatatgcgaaatttgtgacgttttcgttgccgtcgcgtcatagatcttaaactccctatagCAAAACGCAAATAAGGTCTTTTAATCTGTGTCACTGGGAAACTACTGAGGACCCGGACGCGTGTCGTCTTGCACGTATAATAAATTTTGATGTAAGTAGAGGGAGCTAACACAAGCGATCGAGTGAAGTCTTCACCCAAAACAACTTCCAACTTACGGGTGAGTTAAGTAgatgatatattttttgtaaCGGCTAATATTCACTCTTTTTAAAGTGAAATTGAATATTAGGCGCCAGTCTTCAAACAGTAGAAGAGAGAGAAATTAATTatgcccagttgttcaaaagcctaTTAACAGAAATCCACGGTAAATACCAACCAAGGTTTGAAGTTTGCCCGCCAGAAAAAGCCTCTAACAATCTAATTTttgatgaaagaaaacaaaaaagtcgAACTCAAAATTGAAGGCGAAGAATCTGGCGGAAACATTTTTGATCGGTAAAttaactgaaagaaaactttcacctACATTTGTTATACAGGATCAGCTAAATCGAGCTTTGAATAAgagactgtgcaataattatctggaggggggaggggggggggttctAAGATTAATAGGGGAGCCTGAACTTAAACAGTTTTCCCGATAGAAGGTCTGATTTTGATCCCTATACCACAGCTATCAGCTGTAGATACTTTTCTCCCCATAGTTTCTGTCATTTTAAAAGACAATTCCAGATTTCGTCTAATTCAACCAATGgactttcattttttcataccaatattagaagcctgaaaagtaatttagaaaaatttcaaaccCATTTACTAGAAGaacttgattttcattttaacatAATTGGAATCACAGAAACTAGAATAAGAAATGAGCTTGGAGATTTGGATTCAACCCCGTCTCTTCTTCTGAAATTGAACTGGAAATAGTGACTATTCCTCAAAATAAAGCACATGGACTGTATTCCTTTCCCACTCATATTTTAAGATCAGCTAAACACATTATTAGCCAACCTTTGTCTGTACTACTGAATAAATCACTCGAATACGGAATTTATCCAACTAAGTTGAAGCTTGCTAAAGTAATTCCGATTTACAAAAACGATGATCCATCTGATCCTTCTAATTATAGGCCTATATCACTTCTCTCTGTATTCAAccgtatctttgaaaaaattatgtattatCGCCTTAAATCATTCCTCGAGAAAAAGAATATATTCAATGATTCACAATATGGTTTCCGTGAAAAGCGTTCCACTGAGCATGCTATCCTAgatataattaatcaaattgaaaataacatggaCAATAAGATGTATTCATGCggcatatttattgatttaaagaaagcttttgacacggtagatcatttaatattattgcaaaaattggacCACTACGGTGTACGCGGGGTAACAAATAATTGGTTTGCCTCTTACCTGCTTGGGCGGCAACAAACAACTCAAATTGGAGCCAAAAACATatcaaaaaaggaagtaataTTATCAGGAGTCCCGCAGGGATCGGTGCTAGGACCGTTGCTTTTCCTCGTCTACATAAATGACATATCTAACAGTTCTGATcagcttaaattttatttatttgcagacgATACTAACCTCTTGTATGCTGATAAAAACCTTAGGGAGCTAGAGATTAAGGTTAATACAGAACTTAGTAAGATCTATGACTGGTTAGTTGCTAATAAGTTAtcattgaatataaaaaaatctaactttgttatatttcgaccaagacaaaagaTCTTGAACTATCAAGTAAACTTAAAGGTGTTTGACCATCACACTAATAGCTATATCTCTTTGGAGCGTAAGAAGTTCATCAAATACTTAGGCGTGCTCATCGATGAAAATCTTTCATGGAGTTACCACATTGCTCATGTTgcatcaaaaataagtaaatcaatTGGTATCATCTCTAGGATAAGGCATTTTGTACCACTGAGTACTTTACACCATATCTACAGGTCACTCATTCAACCATACTTAATGTATGGTATAGTAGCGTGGTGTAATACTGCAAAAGTTCATAGAACTAAACTTTTGACccttcaaaaacgagctcttcgcctaatgtattttgctgattacaaatctcatgcaatacctttcttcatttcttctcgtcttcttcctttagATATGCTCTATTTCAAATCTGTGGCTGTGATTATGCATGATGTATCAAACAAATTGACACCTCCTAATATATTTAACCTATTCACCCATCAAgctgatattcatccttacgagacgagatcatcgcaaagaggagattattttcttaaacgttcgagaatagatattcaaaaaagatctttctcaagaattggcgttaaaatttggaatagcatATCTCGTGAAGTCcgccagatgtcaaaatctaacttcaaaaataatgttgatgatatcctcttacaaagactgctaaaatatgatgattacattgatgtttcgataatattggcaaattttgactccttagTTTACTATGTCAGgtagttaaaaatttatttattcaatttaagctacttttttcatgtttatttatgttatactgtacaagttttcagctgttctccactgcactaactgtattctaaaactaatttattttattttattttatttatttatttattttcatgtgaatgtgtagttatgtatttgtaaccattttatctggaatatttattgtaagcaatgctcgcctcgactagctattgctaactgcgagcattgcatagttttgtgatattttatgcaAGATACATAATAAAACCTGAAACCTGAAACCTGAATATTTGTATTCGTCTTTATACATTTCCACGGCGCTTCCAATTTTACTAATAGATGAAACGACACCATACCCTTGCTAAGCACtcactcacgaggcgcagccgagggagtccgcaacaaattttgaccactgaaATGGCACGTACTCGTTGACACGAGCAGCGTGGtatagactcttatcgacaacggcaaattaggcaatcagattgcgagattagcagtaattgtggtaaaatattcAGTTCCTACCGTGTACTTTGCCGTTACAATTTCTCATGTATTGCTACTTCCCTTAATAAACGAATCagacaataaaaaatacatttcggtAGTTTGGTCCACTTTGGCCTCGttagcacccccccccccccccaacataAATTCCTGGTTACGGGCCTGATCAGTGAGTATTCATTAACAACCTTGTTACTCGCGACTctgtcagggtggtttagtggtcatcaagcGTGCGTCCCACCTCTGCGACCGTtaaactctggcctcgggtcgtatgtaggctgagtttcagtcggttttctccgggtactcaggTTTTTCTCCCTCAtgaaaatcgactcccggcctattccatcaggctgtggtgctgtgctccgaggtcatacatgggtcgtgttcaggggccgagcgcctagccggcagcacagctccttcggcccgacctcgttgagctgcgcccttagtaactcagtctccgactgcgagaaagggcgattagcaggtcagatattatTAAAAACAATCTTTTATACTCCTTTTGCCTCGTATTTTAACTTTGCGAATCATAAATTGGTAAGAATTCAATTCAGAAAATTGTTATTTGTCATGGGATTCCCATAGAAACACTGCAATTTCTGACGGTAAAAATACTCCGTTTCCTTTTCTCCGACCTCCCTACTTTTTCCCCCTATTTCTCCCCCTTCCCAACTCTTTAAGGGCCATTTCTCCATCCTCCCAACTCTGTTCCTCCCCCCTCCGATTATTTCAGCCTCGGGCTTTCGAGAGGGGGATCGCTGGTGCAAAACCCCAGTCCATGTGGCAAAATAACTGAGCTGAaggtgctgtctttgtaatttcaGCTGCAATGATCAGACTTTGAAATCTAAGAATGAAAATACCAGCCTtgtgaattaggcctaaattcAAGAGGCACTTTAAATTGCTCTCCCAtctaaggttagggttagggttagggttagggttagggttaagggttagggttaaggttagggttagggtttgttaaagcatgtatgtatgtatatatatgatTATTACCATTTTGCGTTTTGTTAACAGTCTGTGCCAAACGAAATGGGACAGTGTTGCGGTTGTTGGTGTCAGACGTTGGAACAGCGAGTCAAGGAAACCTTTCCTGAGGAAAGTAAAATTATCGACAAAGAGATTTTGTGGGCAAATCTGCAGTATCGAAGGTCCCGTGGATGTTGTCAGTTAAATGGAAACggagcttttgttttgacgtcGGAGGTGGTCTGGTTCAGTTTaatgtgtttagatgagacgATAACAATTCCTCTGAGAAATATCCTAACTGTTGAGGCAAAGAATAACGTTCTAGTCTTTGATTTCGTGGATGGTGTTTCCGGCATCGAAGATCAAGTGGTAATCGCTATAAGGGAACCTCGTCGCTGGTTACGACTTATTAATGAAGCCATCCCCAACGCGCGACAATAAGTTTTAACGGTACACCTATGTGACAGTCCTGAATACTTTAATGATGTTTTTGACACCTTCTGGCACTGATTGTAACATAAGGGCAGCAAAAGAGCCATCAAAGCAACGCACGTGACGTCCACGCGAAGATAGCGTGTATCTGGGTAAAAGCTAGCTCTTTGAAAATGTCATCACAGTCAATTTTGTTTCCTCACAGCTAGTTAATTGAAAGTTAAaaatttcgaggcaaatgaaaggtatagactcTATATAGGAGAAAGGAACAAATACCTtgcatttttacctttcgacacacccaaccgaaaacattggtttttttccctgagcgggactcgaacccacgcctccctgattactagtcgggcatgctaagccactacaccatcaaggctgCCACACTGGCAACACAGCAGATTAATGAGGTGACTTAGCAGCATGGGGATCCAAtgttttcggatgggtgtgtcgaaagataaaaatgcacggtatgtgtttCTTTCTCCTATATAgctatttaatttaaattacgACGTTCACTGCTCGTGACGCACATTTGAATACTGCTTACATGAGGACAACGGACCATCCCATCCCTAACCTTGAAgacccaccttcaaccgacaggcttttcgaccctttgttttttttttaatggaaatttgcattgcttatcgtagcgatctgattggatgaatttcagctttggccgAATTTTCATACacgaaaattgttccacggcacgcaatgcctgtcagTTGAAGGTTGGCCTTTAagcccaatgaaaatgtttatcGCATGACATAGCTGGCCAGGGGCTTTCTCACTCAGCTAGCCTTACCTCTTTTTGGGATCGAAACAAAAAATTCCACATTCTTGttaccaagaaaaaaaaaaattttcacgaAAGCTATAGTTTTCATCGTCTGCAGCTAAGGATAACATGGGTTGAAAGGGGTTAATTACCTTCAAACTAGACTACAGCTGACCAGTagtttttcaaacgttggccaGTCATCATTGAGCAAAGGGATTTGATACTTCATTTGTTGGGAGGCGTACTTGAAATCGAACCTTCTTACTAACTCCTCAGGCTTAGAAACGGCACCAATACCATATAGCATTTTCTTGCGACTTGAGGCGAAATgttgcattaattttgtattaATAGTTAAACCATTCCATACAGGAACCTCCTTTATCGAAAGTTTTTGTGATATGCTTGTGCTGCACCTTAATGTTGAAACTGGATCTTTTATCTATATTTTAATTCAAAGCCCTTTTTTGATAAAATCGTAGAGAATGGAAggtataaaaattaatgtttttggGATGAGATATACCGGTAGTTTAAAATGCATAGTACGTGCTATAACTGAATCTTTTTTGGTAGTAAAAGGCGCAAATTCTTGAAGAAAGACCCTTTGCCAGTCACTTGCCTCGTTTATCGGTCATGCTAAGGTAAAAGTTGTGTCTGTGGTATTTTATAAACTAATTCAATTAATTAATAagcttctctttcttcttaaaagttgttttccctttcgcGTAATTCACTTTGCCCCAGGCGTGTAATTTTCAGATCGTTGGACATGCATTGGAGTAATTTATAATTAATGGTTGTGACTAGAATGGATTATCCAAAACAAGGTGAGACACTTATAGTTTTGTGTATATAAATTGCAAAACGATCTTACTAAAGTTTTActaagttaatttttttttttagagtgTCATTAGAAAAGTCTATGAAAGTTTAGCATTTCGAGTCGCctcttagacctaatcacttgAGGTAAATACCTAACCCAGCAGGTATTATCTAGATCTGCTTAAACAGAGTGTTGTTTATCTGATAAAACGGGTAAACGCTGAGGTTGCCAGGTATTGCCACGTAAGCTGTCGGGAACTGTCTCACCATATTTCGGAGTATCCATTCTAGTCAAAACCCTAATTTCATGGTCATCTGAATTTCCGGTGACGCCCGAACATTACCGAAGATGACCTTGCGACTTCCGAAGATTTTTGACATAACTTCGAGCATTGACGGAGAGTTCAGAGGAGAAGTCGGAATCATACAAAGTGATAGTGCGTCATGCTATCTGCGCACGACTTAATTAATTACCCGCAAAGTCCACAgtgaggttgagagtttgctttgtgaatttctctccCTCATTTTAATTTACAGACTAATTTTTGGCTATGATTTTCCcccaactcaccatccacacacacaatattccccCCAATTACCCgctttactagagattattatttcagttagtggagagaaaccccttcttatagggggattcttgctgcagcaccataatcataccacaaaggttgctagtctactgctgtttttgtctttttac from Montipora foliosa isolate CH-2021 chromosome 7, ASM3666993v2, whole genome shotgun sequence includes the following:
- the LOC138011217 gene encoding uncharacterized protein isoform X1, translated to MRRFHNMEFTETGAVTQRVIKGHQNPQNNSGLCQSSLTVKPRILADLTTSSCLPSDSRGVKVPRFFRKSICISLHFVGFRRITFSSVHLSTPSTVFCKSVPNEMGQCCGCWCQTLEQRVKETFPEESKIIDKEILWANLQYRRSRGCCQLNGNGAFVLTSEVVWFSLMCLDETITIPLRNILTVEAKNNVLVFDFVDGVSGIEDQVVIAIREPRRWLRLINEAIPNARQ
- the LOC138011217 gene encoding uncharacterized protein isoform X2, with translation MRRFHNMEFTETGAVTQRVIKGHQNPQNNSGLCQSSLTVKPRILADLTTSSCLPSDSRGVKSVPNEMGQCCGCWCQTLEQRVKETFPEESKIIDKEILWANLQYRRSRGCCQLNGNGAFVLTSEVVWFSLMCLDETITIPLRNILTVEAKNNVLVFDFVDGVSGIEDQVVIAIREPRRWLRLINEAIPNARQ